The nucleotide window ACCACGGCTGTCGCGTGTTCGCGCTCGAAGCGTCCGGCCCGGCGGTCCGGGCGCTGGACGCCGCCGCGAGCGGCGAGCGCGACCCCGCAGACGCCCTCGCCGAGCTCCAAATCTGGCCCTGGAAGACGGCGGCCGTCCGCGATCTCCTGGCGTGGCTCCGGTCGTACAACCGCGAACACCCCGAGGACCGCGTCCGCGTTCGCGGGGTCGACTGCCAGTACACGACCGGCGCGGTCGCGTCGATTCGACGATTTTGCGAGACACACCTCGGTGGCGTCCCGACGGGGTTGGCCGACGACCTCGCAGTCGGCGACGACGGCGGCAGTCCGCCGTCGCGCGACGACGACCCCGGAGCCACGGCGGCGGCCGCAGCCCGCGTCGCCGAGACCGTCCGCGGACTGCTGGCCGACACGGAGGCGCCGTCGACGGCCGTCGACCGCGTCCGCGCGGACTGTCGGACGCTCGAACGGGCCGCGGCGTTCCGCCGACCGTTCGCCCGAGCGGACGACGGCCTTCCGGACGGCGTCAGCGAGGTGCGCGACCGCGGGATGGCAGCCGAGGTGAGCCGGCTCGCCGGCGACGCCGACGGCCCGGTCGCGTTCTGGGCTCACGACAGCCACCTCGACCGACGACACAGACGCCCGACGACCGACGACACCGACCGGTCGCCGTCGGCCGGCTCCGTTCTCGTCGAGGAGTTCGGTGACGACTACGTCGTCGTCCGGTTCTCGCTGGGCGGGGGGGCCGTCACCGCCGTCACGGGCGACGGCGACGACCGCCGGCTGGACGCCGTCGACCTGGACGGACCCGTCCCCGGTACCGCGGAGGCGGCGCTGGCGCGTGCGGTCGACGGCCCTGCACTCGTGGACCTCCGGGCCGCGGCGGCCGCCGGTGTCGGCTGGGCGACGACGGAGCGCGACCACTTCGCCGTCGGCGCGACGTTCGACGGCGACCCGACGGAGCGGCTGACCCGTCTCGTCCCCGCTCGGGCGGCCGATCTGTGGTGGCACCTCCCGGAGACGGCCGCGACGGAGCGACTGGACGCGGAGTAGAGAGGGCGCGGCGCCACCCCGGTGTCTCACTTCCGGCGTCAGAGGCGTCGCGTTCGACGGCTCCACCGCCTCACTCTCGACGGCGAAGCCGCCGCACCCGTCTCCAGTACGCCACCCGCCGTCTGAAGTAACGTGCCGTCGCCGCGACCGCCGGCGTGGTCGTCACCAGGACGGCCGCGAGCCGCGGCACCGGCGTCACCCGGCCGACGAACGACCCGAGGTAGACTGCGACGACGACGAGCGCCGCCAGCCCGGCGACCACCAGGACGTCACCGGCCGCCTGGAGAACGCCACCGGGCCGCGGCTCGGGATCCGTCGTCACGCTCGTTCTCTCGACAGCGGCCGGCAAGAGGCTGTCGACGGTGGCTACCCGCTGTCGCGAGCGAACCGCTCTAACCCGACGGTAACTGCCGCCACCACGAGCAAGACGAGCACCGCGACGACCAACAACGTCGAGGTGACGCTCACGAGCGGGTCCAAGGAGTTCCGCAGCGAGTTCCACGCCTTCACGGGCACCGTCCGAGTGCCCTGGCCGGAGAGGAACAACGTCATCACGAACTCCTGGAGGCTGACGACGAACGCGACGATGCTGGCCGCCAACAGCCCGGCCCGCACGTTCGGGACGACCACCTCGAAGAACGCCCGCGGACGGCTCGCCCCCAGGTCCAGGGCGGCGTCCCGGACGGACCAGTCGTACCGCGAGAACGTCGCCCGCATGATCGAGAACGTCAGCGGCGTCGCCCACAGCGAGTGTGCCAGGACGATCGTCGACAGTCGCTGCTGGAGCCCGAACTGACTGAAGAAGACGAGCAGCGTCACCCCCAAGACGACCCCCGGGACGAGCAACGGCACCACCGCGAGCCCGGTGACGGCCGCCGCGACTCCGCCCTCCAGTCTGTCGACCCCCAGCGCCCCGAGGACGCCCAGCGTCGTCGCGAACAACGTCGTTCCGCCGGCGACGAGCAGACTGTTGCCGACGGCCTGGGTCCACTCCGGCGACGCGACCAACGCTCCGTACCACCGGAGCGACAGCCCCGGCGGCGGGAACGCGACCGCACTCGTCGACGACAGCGACGTGCCGACGACCACGACGACCGGCCCCAGGAGGAACAGGAAGACGGCGGCGTACGCCGCCCGGAACGCCCAGTCGCCGGCGGCGCCGACGAGCCGCGACCGGGCCGACCGGGAGCTGGATCGAGAGTCGGGAGTGGAGTTAGACACCGGCGTCCACCTCCAGTCTGGTGAGGACGACCCGCGTGACCACCAGCACCAGGAACACCGTCAGAGTGACGAGCACCGCCAGCGCCGCGGCCGCCGACCAGTCGAACCGGTTCAACAACAGGTCCGACACCGCCATCCCGGCCGTCCGCTCGGAGCTGGAGCCGACGAGCAACGGCGCGGCGTACGCCCCGACGCTCCAAGTGAAGCTGATGACGCCCGCAACGAGCATCCCCGGCACGGTGTGGGGCAACACGACCGCTCGGAACGTCCGGAGCCGACCGGCGCCCAGGTCCCGGGCCGCCTCCAGCAGCGACTCGTCTACCGTCGCCAGCACGGAGTACACCGCCAACACGGAGTACGGGACCACGACGTACAACTGCCCCAAGAGCGCGCCGATCACGTTGTTGACGAGCAACGGCGGCTTCGCGAACAGGCCCGTCGCCGTCAGGACACCCGCGAGCACGCCGTTCGGGGCGAACACGAGGATCGCCGCGAACAGCTTCACGACGATCGCGGTGAACATCGACACGAGCACGCCAGCCGTCAAGACGAGCCGGCGTACCCCCTCTGCCCGCCACATAGCGTAGGCGTACAACACGGCGATTCCGACGGAGACGACCGTGGCGACGGCCGCGAACCCCAGCGTGAACAGGTACGTCTCCCGGAGCGTCGCCGTCTCCAAGACGTACTGGAACCCATCCAGCGACCACGTCCCCTCCCCGTAGGCGGTCGCGGTGGTCCGTTCCGTCAGGCTGATCCGGAGGAGGTAGCCGAACGGCACCACGAACACCAACAGGTCGAACAACAGCAACGGCACGACCAACAGGGAACTGCTGCGGCCACCCAGCGCCCGGGCGAGCCCGGCCGGTCGCACCTGGTCTGCCAGACTCACCGCAGCCGCACCCCCTCGGCGTCGAAGTAGGTGATCGCGTCTGCCGCACAGCCGACGCCGACCGTGTCACCCTCGCTGACACCGACGCTGTCGTCCAGTCGGCGCTCCGTGACGAGCGTCGCCTCGCCGACGGTCAGCTCGTACCGGATGCGCGAGCCGCGGTGGAGCCGGCTCTCCACGACGCCGGTCGCCGACAGCCCGGTCTCGGCGGCCGACTGACCGGCGCCGTCCGCGACGGCCTCCTCCGTCGACAGCGACAGCCGCTCCGGACGAATCGACGCCGTGACCCGCTCGTCCGTCGACGGCCGACGACCCTCCGTCGGTGCGAACAACGGCTCGCCCAACGGCGTCGACAGCCGGGTGTAGCCCCCCGGCGCCGCCCCGTCGGCAACCGTACACTCCAGGAAGTTGGTCGTGCCGAGGAACGACTCCACGAACCGCTCGTTGGGGTCCGTGTACACCTCCGAGGGCGCCCCGACCTGGACGAGCTGCCCTCCGTCGACGATGCCGATTCGGTCGGCGAGCGTGAACGCCTCGTCCTGGTCGTGGGTGACGTACAGCATCGTCGTCCCCAGTTCGCGTTGGATCTCCTTGATCTCCAGCTGCATCGCCTCCCGCAGCTTCCGGTCCAGGTTCGACAACGGCTCGTCCAGCAACAACAGGTCCGGGTCCAGGGCCAACGACCGCGCCAGCGCTACGCGCTGTTGTTGGCCGCCGGACAGTTGATCCGGCCGGGCGTCCGCCTGACTCGTCATCTCGACCAGTTCCAGCATCTCGGTGGCCCGATCACGCCGAGTCTCGCGGTCGACGCCATCCACCTTCGGCCCGAATGCGACGTTCTCCAGGACGGTCTTGTTCGGGAACAACGCCCAGTCTTGGAACACCATCGAACAGTTCCGTTCGTTGGGCGGCACGTCTGTCACGTCCCGACCTCGGATCCGGATCGTCCCGGTGTCGGGCGTCTCGAACCCCGCGACCGTCCGTAGCGTCGTCGACTTCCCGCAGCCGGACGGACCGAGCAGACAGACGAGTTCCCCCTCCTCGACGCTCAGGGAGACGTCGTCGACGGCTGTCAGCCCGCCGAACGTCTTCTCGACACTGTCGAGCTCCAAGACGCTCACGGCGCCACCCCCGCCGCAGCCGGACGCACGCTCATACGTTGCTCTTCAGCTCGTTGAACCGCTCCGACAGCGTCTCGGAGTACTGTGCCACGTCGGCCCACTCCAGGAACGAGATGCTCTGGAGCGCTTCGTTGTCCAACGGGACGTTCTCCAGGGTGGCGTCCGGGTAGTCCGCCTCCGGGTTCGCCATCCCCATATTGAAGTTCTGGGCGTAGGTCGTCTGCATCTCCGGCGTCAGCATGAAGTCCAGGAAGTCGTGCGCCATGTCGCGCCGGTCGGTGCCGCGGACGAGGTGGTAGTCGTCGATGTACCCCGTCGTCTCGTCCGGGACGTGGAGTCCGATGTCCATCGACTCCGTGTTCTGTGACTTCTTCAGCGAGTAGGCGAAGAAGTACTGCCCGAGGTTGGCGATCCCCTGGTCGATCGACGTCCACATGTCCTGGGCACCGGTGTAGAACGTCGATGTGTCGATCTCCTTCAGCGTCTGGAAGATCGCGTCGTGCCCGTCCGGGCTGTACAGCTCCTGGTCGAACTCCATCTCCTGGGAGACGATCGAGGCCATCTGGAGCGAGTTCGTGAAGAACGAGCCCGGTAGCGCCGCGTCTTCGGCCTTCGAGGTGAGATCCGACCACGGCCCGGGGTCGAAGCCGATCGTCTCCTCGTCGTAGGCGTAACACATCACGCCGTACGCCAACGGAACGGACACCGGATCTTCCCGCAGGAGGTTGTCCTTGATCGCGCCGGCGTTGTCGAGTTGGTCGAAGTCGATCTGGGCCCAGAGATCCGACTGGAGCCCGACGTAGTGTTGTCGGTCACCCGTCACCGTGAGGTCGTACGGCGGACTGTCGGCCGGCGCCGACCGGATCTTCGCCAGGATCTCCGACCAGCCCGGGACGATCTCCAGAGTGCCGCCGGTCTTCTCCTCGTACTTCGGCTTGATCTCCTCGCGGAACACCGTCGCGTTGGTGCCGCTCCACGTGGAGAACCGCAGTGTCTTGTTCCTGAACGGCGCCGACGACTCCACGGTGCCGGTGGTGGTGCCCTCACTGCCGCTCGTCCCCCCACCGCCGAGACAGCCGCTCAGTCCCGCGACCGTGCCCGCGCCCGTCGCGAGCAGCGCCCGCCGTGTCGCCTGACGACCGTTGTCGGTGTCTGACATCAGAGTGATTCAAGGGCGGGAACGGTTAGTATCTGGCGGTGGCTCGATCGCCGATTTTTCCGGTCTCGAGCCGTTCTTCGCTTGGTTCCGTGTGAACGATGGACACCCCGAGAGCGACGGTGTCGTCGGGCTCGCTCGACGACTCGAATCCGGACCGCGGCGGCGTTCGTACTTTCGTTTTTCTCGTCAAAATGCTCTGCCTCCGAGGTCGATTTCGAAACTACGCACAGGGAGGAACTACGTGAGCGTGTACAGCTACTCACCGGCGGGGCGAGCGGTCGGCTCTCCAGGGGCGTGCGTGCGACTGTCGCCGGTCTGTCGGGAGTTGTCGTCGTTCGAGCCAGAGTAGTCGTCGCGTACACCCCTCCCGTGTGCCGCTCTTAGAGAACGTGACAGTCTACACGTCCTCCGGCGCCGGTTCGCGCTCGTAGCCGGAGTTCGTCCCAATCCACGCCTTCGTGTCCCGACGCGGGTCGTCCTCGTCGCCACCCATCTGGCGTCTACTTCGCCGACCGGCAGCGTCGATGGCTTCCCGCGCCTGTTCACTCACCCTGCGTCCGCAGGTAGTAGAACACGTACGTCTGTGCGTACCCCGCGAACTCGCCGCCGAACTGCTCGCGGATGGCCCGCGACGTGTCGGCGTAGTTCCCGCGGTCACAGTCCGGGAAGTAATCGCCGATGGCGGTCTGGATCCAGGTGTCCAACGGCACGGCTTCCAGGAACGACAACGAGAACAACAGGACACAGTCGGCCACCTTGTCGCCGACGCCGACGAACTGGGTGAGGTACTCGCGGGCGGCCTCGTACTCCAGGTCCGCGGCGGCGGCGGGGGTGGCCTCCCCGTCGGCGACGAGTTCGGCCGTGCGCTGGACGTACGGGGCCCGGTAGCCCAACGAGAGGTCCCGCAGTTCCG belongs to Halobaculum sp. MBLA0143 and includes:
- a CDS encoding erythromycin esterase family protein, whose amino-acid sequence is MTDTADTDGLAPYTTDAAPTPDADGGLPAFDDAAADAAVVGLGEASHGARTCFRAKHRLLRRLVTDHGCRVFALEASGPAVRALDAAASGERDPADALAELQIWPWKTAAVRDLLAWLRSYNREHPEDRVRVRGVDCQYTTGAVASIRRFCETHLGGVPTGLADDLAVGDDGGSPPSRDDDPGATAAAAARVAETVRGLLADTEAPSTAVDRVRADCRTLERAAAFRRPFARADDGLPDGVSEVRDRGMAAEVSRLAGDADGPVAFWAHDSHLDRRHRRPTTDDTDRSPSAGSVLVEEFGDDYVVVRFSLGGGAVTAVTGDGDDRRLDAVDLDGPVPGTAEAALARAVDGPALVDLRAAAAAGVGWATTERDHFAVGATFDGDPTERLTRLVPARAADLWWHLPETAATERLDAE
- a CDS encoding ABC transporter permease → MSNSTPDSRSSSRSARSRLVGAAGDWAFRAAYAAVFLFLLGPVVVVVGTSLSSTSAVAFPPPGLSLRWYGALVASPEWTQAVGNSLLVAGGTTLFATTLGVLGALGVDRLEGGVAAAVTGLAVVPLLVPGVVLGVTLLVFFSQFGLQQRLSTIVLAHSLWATPLTFSIMRATFSRYDWSVRDAALDLGASRPRAFFEVVVPNVRAGLLAASIVAFVVSLQEFVMTLFLSGQGTRTVPVKAWNSLRNSLDPLVSVTSTLLVVAVLVLLVVAAVTVGLERFARDSG
- a CDS encoding ABC transporter permease, with amino-acid sequence MSLADQVRPAGLARALGGRSSSLLVVPLLLFDLLVFVVPFGYLLRISLTERTTATAYGEGTWSLDGFQYVLETATLRETYLFTLGFAAVATVVSVGIAVLYAYAMWRAEGVRRLVLTAGVLVSMFTAIVVKLFAAILVFAPNGVLAGVLTATGLFAKPPLLVNNVIGALLGQLYVVVPYSVLAVYSVLATVDESLLEAARDLGAGRLRTFRAVVLPHTVPGMLVAGVISFTWSVGAYAAPLLVGSSSERTAGMAVSDLLLNRFDWSAAAALAVLVTLTVFLVLVVTRVVLTRLEVDAGV
- a CDS encoding ABC transporter ATP-binding protein; translated protein: MSVLELDSVEKTFGGLTAVDDVSLSVEEGELVCLLGPSGCGKSTTLRTVAGFETPDTGTIRIRGRDVTDVPPNERNCSMVFQDWALFPNKTVLENVAFGPKVDGVDRETRRDRATEMLELVEMTSQADARPDQLSGGQQQRVALARSLALDPDLLLLDEPLSNLDRKLREAMQLEIKEIQRELGTTMLYVTHDQDEAFTLADRIGIVDGGQLVQVGAPSEVYTDPNERFVESFLGTTNFLECTVADGAAPGGYTRLSTPLGEPLFAPTEGRRPSTDERVTASIRPERLSLSTEEAVADGAGQSAAETGLSATGVVESRLHRGSRIRYELTVGEATLVTERRLDDSVGVSEGDTVGVGCAADAITYFDAEGVRLR
- a CDS encoding PotD/PotF family extracellular solute-binding protein — encoded protein: MSDTDNGRQATRRALLATGAGTVAGLSGCLGGGGTSGSEGTTTGTVESSAPFRNKTLRFSTWSGTNATVFREEIKPKYEEKTGGTLEIVPGWSEILAKIRSAPADSPPYDLTVTGDRQHYVGLQSDLWAQIDFDQLDNAGAIKDNLLREDPVSVPLAYGVMCYAYDEETIGFDPGPWSDLTSKAEDAALPGSFFTNSLQMASIVSQEMEFDQELYSPDGHDAIFQTLKEIDTSTFYTGAQDMWTSIDQGIANLGQYFFAYSLKKSQNTESMDIGLHVPDETTGYIDDYHLVRGTDRRDMAHDFLDFMLTPEMQTTYAQNFNMGMANPEADYPDATLENVPLDNEALQSISFLEWADVAQYSETLSERFNELKSNV